The Chrysemys picta bellii isolate R12L10 unplaced genomic scaffold, ASM1138683v2 scaf3637, whole genome shotgun sequence DNA segment cggtggggccatagatggaactcacatccctatcctggcaccggaccaccaggccacccagtacattaaccgaaagggatacttttccatggtgctgcaagcactggtggaccacaggggacgttttaccaacatctacgtgggatggccgggcaaggttcatgacgctcgtgttttcaggaactctggtctgtttagacggctgcaacaaggtatttacttcccggaccacaaaataactgttggggatgtggagatgcctatagtcatcctcggggacccagcctacccgctaatgccctggctcatgaagccctatactggcgccctggacactgaaaaagaactcttcaactaccggctgagcaagtgcagaatggtggtggagtgtgcttttggccgtctcaaggggagatggagaagcttactgactcgctgtgatctcagcgaaaccaatatccccattgttatagcagcttgctgtgtgctccacaatctctgtgagagcaagggggagacctttatggcggggtgggaggttgaggaaaatagcctggctggtgattactcacagccagacagccgggcgattagaagagaccagcgggaagcgctgtgcatccgggaggctttgaaagcaaagttcctgagtgagcagggtaacctgtgattttatagtttgtgtactgagaagctaaacctgcccccgtttctttacccaggtaatgttgactatcctatccagttacatacccccttcaccccccctccaacacacgtgtcgaaataaaaatagttctactttgttaaagcacaccgttttctttaatactgttttagcgggaattttttaaaactgggacgcagactgtggtgcggggcgggtctagtgttgtgatgcgaatgcagcttctaaactcaaggattgacaggctccgctgcggtgggatgcttgtttcaacggagcctgtcacccctcctgatcgggactgtgtgtatgggaggtctatttgactttgtggcagggggaggacggttacagatcccatgctgtgtggctctgtgatcctgtctaaggaccggcgcttaagatctgtaactgccctcccccgccacaaagtcacagagcaacccaccccccccaacattacatcaaaacaacctcccagactaaccggggcaactagtcactgcatcactgcactgtgtatatgccctgctgctgtgcctgcccccgactatgtaccctgccaaaggagactgtcctgtccaatttccaaccccctttcccctcctcctccaaaagaacatgattgaaacagtagttaacagaaacgaattttttattatcaactacacatggcattgggaggtgaaacttggacgtgggcttgtgtcaggcgggaaggaaagaacttttcaaattttgggaaatgagagccttctgctactagagctctctgcaggggtggagtgagagttagcagggactctgccgcctctccttctttgcactttgggtgaggtgggtatgggacttggtggcgggggagggcggttagagatggactgcagcggggctctgtcctcctgcctccgttcctgcagaacatccacaaggcgccggagcgtgtccgtttgctccctcagtagtccaagcagcgtttgagtcgcctgctggtcttcctgccgccacctctcctcccgatccatgttggcttggtgcattcgggtcaagttctcccgccactgggtctgctgtgctgcctgggcttgggaagaggccataagctcagagaacatgtcctcccgtgtcctcttcttcctacgcctaatccgcgctagcctctgggagtgtgattccaggctaggttgtgagacagtcgcagacggggctgtggaaatgggaaaaagggagtgaattcctctgaaagataaatgtagttgtgaacaaagaacatagtctttctctgtgaacaagaccatgcacagcacctttcacatgcgcactcagcacaaggtcgaattctcggccttcgcattctgtgcctggggtcttgaacagcacatttgagaagcgaggcagcacaacggaatttctgttgcaggcagacatggtaagccgtacacttgtggcagtttaaaacttttatattaccactggcctcatttcacatttaaatcaatgtcagtccctgctgccagcaatccggcaagcgggaactctgcccctgtcccaccccctcgcggctgtccccgggaatgatccctttcggctgcccctctcccgcctccaccgcgtggctgcaaaccagcggtgacagttctgtaaaggaacgggaaagcagtcccaacactaacattcccctacctaattaaaagcaggtcaccatggccgacatcaccctgatgaggatctccgagagcgacaaagagagaatgctccgggaaagcctccaaagaccagggccgtatgccgccctgctgtgcagagcaatgatccccgagtacctgataatctcgtggcgcggcaacgtgtcgtacttcggaggacccaataaggccgctctccccaagaacctcatgcaacggctttcaagttacctccaggagagcttcatcgagatgtcccaggaggattactgctctatccccgcacatatagaccgcattttactgtagctgcagtagcagggaatacacagtagagcggcttgtgcaggacaatcactgaaaaccggacattgctagatttcttttcaaaacttgcactgccccttactaaaccgttaagcgcctagggcacactaatcatgaacaacccattcttttaattgttaatattcctgttttgttaaaaataaatgtttagatgtttacaacacttactggctgatccttcaccagattctgtgtccggggtaatggctggggacgcttcgtaggggatctctgtaagggtgatgaagagatcctggctgtcggggaaatcagcgttgtgagatctgccaactgcctcgccctcctcatctccttcctcatcttccccgtcccctaacatgtctgaggaaccggccgtggacagtatcccatcctcagagtccacggtcactggtggggtagtggtggcggcagcaccgaggatggaatgcagtgcctcgtagaaacgggatgtctggggatgggatccggagcatccgtttgcctctttggtcttctggtagccttgtctcagctccttga contains these protein-coding regions:
- the LOC135980495 gene encoding uncharacterized protein LOC135980495, which produces MQSSPAVMAMQSGNRKRAPAWTDREVLDLIAVWGDESVLSELRSKRRNAKIYEKISKDMAERGYSRDATQCRVKIKELRQGYQKTKEANGCSGSHPQTSRFYEALHSILGAAATTTPPVTVDSEDGILSTAGSSDMLGDGEDEEGDEEGEAVGRSHNADFPDSQDLFITLTEIPYEASPAITPDTESGEGSATPSATVSQPSLESHSQRLARIRRRKKRTREDMFSELMASSQAQAAQQTQWRENLTRMHQANMDREERWRQEDQQATQTLLGLLREQTDTLRRLVDVLQERRQEDRAPLQSISNRPPPPPSPIPTSPKVQRRRGGRVPANSHSTPAESSSSRRLSFPKI